One Brassica napus cultivar Da-Ae chromosome C4, Da-Ae, whole genome shotgun sequence genomic region harbors:
- the LOC106447437 gene encoding alcohol acyltransferase 9-like: protein MGSLVHVKEATVITPSDQTPSCVLSLSALDSQLFLRFTIEYLLVYSPVSNPVSLSGRLKSSLSRALVPYFPFSGRVRERPNGGSLEVNCRGQGALFLEAVTDHLTCLDFHKAPRHVTSWRKLLSLNVVDVLAGAPPLVVQLTWLRDGGAALAVGVNHCLSDGIGSAEFLTLFAELSKDSLSQTELKRRHLWDRRLLNPSPVRDSLSHPEFNRVPDLCGFVNRFNAERLVPTSVVFEKQRLTELKKLTSRLGESSTKHTSFEVLSAHVWRSWARSLNLPSSQTVKLLFSVNIRDRVKPSLPAGFYGNAFVVGCAQTTVKDLTEKGLRHAAKLVKQAKERVGDDYVRSVVEAVSKAKCPDPVGVLIISQWSRLGLEKLDFGFGKPVHVGSVCCDRYCLLLPVPERSDAVKVMVAVPSSAVDSYENLVTSPDA from the coding sequence ATGGGATCACTCGTTCATGTCAAAGAAGCCACAGTTATTACTCCTTCCGACCAAACACCCTCTTGTGTTCTGTCTCTCTCCGCCTTAGATTCTCAACTCTTCCTCCGGTTCACAATCGAGTACCTCCTCGTTTACTCACCCGTTTCCAACCCGGTTTCTCTGTCGGGTCGTCTCAAATCATCACTCTCTCGCGCTCTTGTTCCTTACTTCCCTTTCTCTGGCCGTGTCCGTGAGAGACCCAACGGCGGAAGTCTCGAGGTTAACTGCCGTGGCCAAGGTGCTCTGTTTCTCGAAGCCGTAACTGATCACCTCACGTGCCTTGACTTCCACAAAGCTCCCCGGCACGTGACTAGCTGGAGAAAGCTTCTCTCCCTCAACGTCGTCGACGTCCTCGCCGGTGCGCCGCCTCTCGTCGTCCAGCTCACTTGGCTCAGAGACGGTGGCGCCGCTTTAGCCGTCGGCGTTAACCACTGCCTCTCCGACGGGATCGGAAGCGCCGAGTTTCTCACCTTGTTCGCCGAGTTATCCAAAGACTCGCTGAGTCAGACCGAGTTAAAACGGAGACACCTCTGGGATCGCCGCTTGCTTAACCCGTCTCCGGTTCGCGACTCGTTGAGCCACCCTGAGTTCAACCGAGTTCCCGACCTCTGCGGGTTCGTCAACCGGTTCAACGCCGAGCGACTCGTTCCGACCTCCGTCGTGTTCGAGAAGCAGAGACTTACAGAGCTCAAGAAACTCACGAGTCGACTCGGTGAGTCCAGCACCAAACACACATCGTTCGAGGTGCTCTCTGCACACGTGTGGCGGAGCTGGGCGAGATCACTGAACTTACCATCGAGCCAAACCGTCAAGCTTTTGTTCAGCGTCAACATCCGAGACCGAGTCAAACCGAGTTTACCCGCCGGGTTCTACGGGAACGCCTTCGTCGTCGGGTGCGCGCAAACCACCGTGAAAGACTTGACGGAGAAAGGATTACGCCACGCGGCGAAGCTGGTGAAACAAGCGAAGGAGAGAGTCGGAGATGATTACGTCAGGTCGGTGGTGGAAGCCGTGAGCAAGGCGAAGTGTCCTGACCCGGTCGGAGTCTTGATAATTTCGCAGTGGTCACGCCTCGGTTTAGAAAAGCTTGATTTCGGTTTTGGTAAACCGGTTCACGTGGGATCGGTTTGTTGCGACCGTTACTGTTTGTTGCTTCCGGTTCCTGAACGGAGTGATGCGGTTAAAGTAATGGTCGCCGTCCCGTCAAGCGCCGTTGACTCCTACGAGAATCTTGTGACCAGTCCTGACGCTTAG
- the LOC106394732 gene encoding transcription factor bHLH51, which translates to MENSYESAAKWSDSNSPYNMLSCSLLQSDSDLSRFNLGFSSSSSSGNFPADEFVGGIEKGELLSRSHRLAEKRRRDRINSHLSALRKLVPNSDKLDKAALLATVIEQVKELKQTATQSPTFQDLPTEADEVTVQPETISNDFESDTIIFKASFCCEDQPEAIPEIIRVLTKFQLETLHAEIICVGGRMRINFILRDSNCKETTTNSVSSAKALKQSLCAALNRISSSSSSSTSSVCRIRSKRQRWFLSSHYSQ; encoded by the exons ATGGAGAACTCGTACGAGTCAGCAGCCAAGTGGTCTGATTCCAACAGTCCATATAATATGCTCTCATGTTCACTATTACAATCTGATTCTGATCTTAGCCGCTTTAATCTcggcttctcttcttcttcctcctccggCAACTTCCCGGCGGATGAGTTTGTCGGTGGGATAGAGAAAGGTGAGTTACTCTCAAGAAGCCACCGTCTGGCTGAGAAGAGACGCCGTGATCGGATTAATTCTCACCTCTCTGCTCTCCGGAAACTTGTCCCTAATTCCGACAAG TTAGACAAAGCAGCCCTATTAGCGACAGTAATAGAACAAGTGAAAGAACTCAAACAAACAGCAACACAATCTCCAACCTTCCAAGATCTTCCAACAGAAGCAGATGAAGTAACTGTTCAGCCTGAAACCATCTCCAATGATTTTGAATCAGACACCATCATCTTCAAAGCTTCTTTTTGCTGCGAAGATCAACCAGAGGCAATCCCGGAGATCATTAGGGTCCTCACAAAGTTTCAGCTCGAAACATTACACGCTGAGATTATCTGCGTTGGAGGTAGAATGAGAATCAACTTCATCTTAAGAGATAGCAACTGCAAAGAGACAACAACAAACAGTGTTTCATCCGCAAAAGCTTTGAAGCAATCTCTGTGCGCTGCGTTAAACCgtatttcatcttcttcttcttcatctactTCTTCGGTTTGTAGGATTAGAAGTAAAAGACAGAGATGGTTCCTCTCTTCTCACTACTCACAGTGA